The proteins below come from a single Rhodanobacter sp. LX-99 genomic window:
- a CDS encoding cytochrome c has product MNTPTRCLPLLALLGLLVTAPAGAADTPDAALLQRGQYLATAGDCVACHTAPGGKPYAGGLTVPTPIGNIIATNITPSTTAGIGHYTEQQFSDAVRKGIRADGARLYPAMPYTSYAQVTDDDVHALYAYFMHGVAPVDSKPAPTRLPFPFNLRFSMAGWNLLFLDSKPFAPDPAKGAAWNRGAYLVRGLAHCSTCHTPRNLLMAERSSRELAGGMVGTWVAPNITSDANSGIGGWSEQDLVDYLQLGHARGKAQAAGPMAEAVEHSLQHLEPADLQAIATYLKTVPAQHGPADTRAVDRWGAAFDGMADQRGTALPDDAEQWSGAQLYDAHCASCHQASGEGSFDGGLPPLFHNTATGRTDTNNLVLVILEGIRWQTGDSGVRMPGFAGDLSDQRIATLGNYLTLHYGNPAARITATQVANLRAGGAPSHLVALARLAMVVVVALILAILVLWRRRRRRRTSSGQA; this is encoded by the coding sequence ATGAACACGCCGACCCGTTGCCTCCCGCTGCTCGCCCTGCTCGGCCTGCTCGTCACCGCGCCGGCCGGCGCCGCCGACACCCCCGACGCCGCACTCTTGCAACGCGGCCAATACCTGGCCACAGCAGGCGACTGCGTGGCCTGCCACACCGCGCCCGGCGGCAAGCCGTACGCCGGCGGTCTGACGGTGCCCACGCCGATCGGCAACATCATCGCGACCAACATCACGCCGTCGACCACGGCCGGCATCGGCCACTACACCGAGCAGCAATTCAGCGATGCCGTGCGCAAAGGCATCCGCGCCGATGGCGCCCGCCTGTATCCGGCGATGCCGTACACGTCGTATGCGCAGGTCACCGACGACGACGTGCATGCGTTGTACGCGTACTTCATGCACGGCGTGGCGCCGGTGGACAGCAAGCCGGCGCCGACCCGGCTGCCGTTCCCGTTCAATCTCCGCTTTTCGATGGCGGGGTGGAACCTGCTGTTCCTCGACAGCAAACCGTTCGCGCCCGATCCGGCCAAAGGCGCGGCATGGAACCGCGGCGCCTACCTGGTGCGCGGACTGGCCCACTGCAGCACCTGCCACACGCCGCGCAACCTGCTGATGGCCGAACGGTCGTCGCGTGAGCTGGCCGGCGGCATGGTCGGCACCTGGGTGGCGCCGAACATCACCTCCGACGCGAACAGCGGCATCGGCGGCTGGAGCGAACAGGACCTGGTCGACTATCTGCAGCTCGGCCACGCCCGCGGCAAGGCGCAGGCCGCCGGGCCGATGGCCGAGGCGGTCGAGCACAGCCTGCAGCACCTCGAACCCGCCGACCTGCAGGCGATCGCCACCTATCTGAAGACGGTGCCCGCGCAACACGGCCCGGCCGATACCCGCGCCGTCGACCGCTGGGGCGCCGCATTCGACGGGATGGCTGACCAGCGCGGCACCGCCCTGCCCGACGACGCGGAGCAATGGAGCGGCGCGCAGTTGTACGACGCGCACTGCGCCAGCTGCCACCAGGCCAGCGGCGAAGGCAGCTTCGACGGCGGCCTGCCGCCGCTGTTCCACAACACCGCCACCGGCCGCACCGACACGAACAATCTGGTGCTGGTGATCCTCGAGGGCATCCGCTGGCAGACCGGCGACTCCGGCGTGCGCATGCCGGGCTTCGCGGGCGACCTGAGCGACCAGCGGATCGCCACTCTGGGCAATTACCTGACGCTGCATTACGGCAACCCCGCCGCACGGATCACGGCGACCCAGGTCGCCAACCTGCGCGCCGGCGGCGCGCCGTCGCACCTGGTCGCGCTGGCGCGGCTGGCGATGGTCGTGGTGGTGGCGCTGATCCTCGCCATCCTCGTTCTGTGGCGCCGGCGCAGGCGGCGCCGGACTTCTTCCGGCCAGGCCTGA